TAATGCCGTTGAGAACGAGCTCCGTAACAATAAGCTGATAGACAGTCCCCCGGGCGATCAATCTTAGCGCTTCGACGCCGCTGCTGGCCACATCAACAGCACAGCCCAGCCGCTCCAGGGCAGAACTTACCTCAATTCCATGATAAACGTCACTGGCTACTACCAGTGCTCTCTTGACGGTTGCCGCCATGCCATACCTCCATGTCTGAATAGCAACCTGATAGTCTGCTTTTCATTCTTATATAGCTGCTCATTTGCCTTTGCAGCACAGTGGAACACCTGTGCAGTTACTATTCGCAGAGCAGAACTGACTCGGGTCATTGTTGCTGTTTTGCCTCCCCGTATCCAGGCTCGCTTCTGCTCGAATTCACGCCTGAGTGAGCGGCCTGGCAAGTAAGCCAGACTTCTCAGGCATCCCCTGCCTGGAAGAGAGCGTAGAGATTGACGATTATAGTACCGCCAAGGACAAGAGGGGCAAGGAGCATGCCAGATTGCAGGGAGT
The DNA window shown above is from Deltaproteobacteria bacterium and carries:
- a CDS encoding response regulator gives rise to the protein MAATVKRALVVASDVYHGIEVSSALERLGCAVDVASSGVEALRLIARGTVYQLIVTELVLNGISGLALAIAARQKEPAVRIIGVNNGKKALLLVAREFGIDDVLELPLDGETVFCLVSEIIKG